One window of Scheffersomyces stipitis CBS 6054 chromosome 1, whole genome shotgun sequence genomic DNA carries:
- a CDS encoding predicted protein has protein sequence MRLSLFLLLSIAVAISPEFRVSYYHANIPQDIAKSFLQLNSEIKEDGQFELLNIDRTPAKSEKYLCFRPSNITLQKSDSDLAQEQVSSPTLDDLKLKAVQTVADSFKREVCTFHSGSYWIYGYCFGDKIIQFHPDMEHFRLTGKHKPTEPDYVYTLGRFKGGPRNEIVKIENEAQKHNNQLDPGDFSIHDDLSTPFSNSLEPKKKSPLVISHVISDGEICDLTGQPRSVEVVYKCHASNSGFAAIMETSEVKTCQYQMTINLPELCNIEGFKPIRNDENVLEIECKRVDTNSVAGKESNPVGSDKTVQLSDFYEYTDDLPFNDKLFPVTANYKINVRDYKSIPCGSGFFLGVPTKFVDSKNMYWNNRYIMIYSGMFNSEHDLLDRVSALFRSSLNTKFPSPVFIDQHSATTLRWDDSFIVWFELYDFYGDLITLIRLEREGTRKDDTLFISLVNPDTMKDQDGDLVEIVSFAAPNHQWNFESFRRYTQEEKKKIAAGEPLDDHILQQENKLIIVTVTETAKVPGSTEVDEIVFGEEKPIGEIIDVKKVNDVVVDENEVRESAEGEKVNTEVEHDEL, from the exons ATGCGATTGTCGTTGTTTCTTCTCCTATCCATCGCTGTGGCTATTCTGCCTGAGTTCAGGGTCTCCTACTACCATGCCAACATCCCCCAAGACATTGCAAAGTCATTTCTACAGTTGAATAGTGAGATAAAAGAAGATGGGCAATTCGAATTGCTCAACATAGACAGAACTCCAGCCAAGTCGGAGAAATATCTCTGCTTCCGACCTCTGAACATCACACTACAGAAACTGGATTCAGATCTAGCCCAAGAGCAAGTCTCTTCTCCCACATTGGACGATCTCAAACTCAAGGCTGTTCAAACGGTTGCAGACTCTTTCAAACGAGAAGTGTGCACTTTCCATTCCGGTTCCTACTGGATTTATGGCTACTGCTTTGGAGATAAGATTATCCAGTTCCATCCTGACATGGAGCATTTCCGTCTAACTGGAAAACACAAACCAACCGAGCCCGATTACGTCTACACTTTGGGACGTTTTAAAGGTGGACCTAGAAACGAGATCGTGAAGATTGAAAACGAGGCACAAAAGCATAataatcaacttgatccTGGcgacttttcaattcacGATGATTTATCCACTCCTTTTAGTAATTCTCTAGAAcctaagaagaagtcgCCGTTGGTAATTCTGCATGTCATTAGTGACGGTGAGATTTGTGACTTGACGGGCCAACCGCGCTCAGTAGAGGTCGTCTACAAGTGCCATGCTTCTAATAGTGGCTTCGCTGCAATTATGGAAACATCTGAGGTCAAGACTTGTCAGTATCAGATGACAATAAACCTTCCTGAACTTTGCAACATTGAAGGCTTTAAGCCAATACGTAACGACGAGAATGTTTTGGAAATAGAATGTAAACGTGTAGATACTAATAGTGTTGCAGGTAAAGAATCTAATCCAGTGGGTTCAGACAAGACTGTACAGCTTCTGGATTTCTATGAGTATACTGACGATTTACCTTTCAATGATAAGTTGTTTCCAGTCACAGCAAATTACAAGATCAACGTTCGTGACTATAAGCTGATACCCTGtggttctggtttcttTCTAGGAGTACCTACAAAGTTTGTTGACAGCAAAAATATGTACTGGAACAACCGTTACATTATGATATACAGTGGGATGTTCAATTCTGAGCATGATTTGCTAGATAGAGTTTCTGCACTTTTCCGATCCAGCCTTAATACCAAGTTCCCGTCACCAGTATTTATAGATCAACATTCAGCTACTACTTTAAGATGGGACGATTCGTTCATTGTGTGGTTTGAACTTTATGACTTTTATGGTGATCTCATCACTTTAATCAGATtggaaagagaaggaaCCAGAAAGGATGATACATTATTTATACTGTTGGTAAATCCAGACACCATGAAAGATCAAGATGGTGATCTAGTAGAAATAGTTTCTTTTGCTGCTCCAAATCATCAGTGGAATTTTGAGCTGTTCAGAAGATACacacaagaagaaaagaagaagatagcGGCTGGAGAGCCATTAGATGATCACATACTCCAACAGgaaaacaagttgatcatTGTGACAGTGACAGAAACTGCTAAAGTTCCAGGTTCTACAGAGGTTGATGAAATAGTTTTTGGCGAAGAAAAGCCAATAGGAGAGATCATAGATGTTAAAAAGGTTAATGACGTTGTTGTGGATGAAAACGAAGTGAGAGAGTCAGCTGAAGGGG AGAAAGTGAATACCGAAGTCGAACATGACGAACTCTAG
- a CDS encoding predicted protein translates to MGSSSSISRRNLSFFWKMLALDKPESKESERPLYNWDESPYEDIRTRAAFIRAKALCPVTKKPVNFVCPYSGIPTHHSREAWESDTEYHKRKTYELLKKVNLYEHDVRSGRKFDEFVFPLEQNNDYMVNLSSWDSFFYTRDFAPMNTEFNLAAATKVLTYPMTIAAIINKYSPYEPQPKGPVTVEGLRSLAALKYTLYPPYTKSTDAVTFKERPMRIFILGAKMESMLPGYVWKQFGYLFPETKFEIHLVGPEAYFDKETRSFGPTNEPHGRALVKRFDEQITLHYHTRYFHELYDMGDLFPFDPYLDIFFLFHPGFGTADSIYWDKAMKGLLESKCPIYVSGYHDKDMKREIQWLENHPLHDEMDVLMTQTDNKFACTKIDLVDINPTETFNSNSQLYAFRGKRYHAIKT, encoded by the coding sequence ATGGGCTCATCCTCTAGCATCTCCAGACGAaacttgtcttttttcTGGAAGATGTTGGCTCTCGATAAACCCGAGTCCAAGGAGTCCGAACGTCCGCTCTACAACTGGGACGAATCACCTTACGAAGATATTAGAACACGTGCAGCGTTCATAAGAGCCAAAGCCCTCTGTCCGGTCACCAAGAAGCCAGTCAACTTCGTTTGTCCATATTCAGGAATTCCTACTCACCATTCGAGAGAAGCCTGGGAAAGCGATACTGAATACCACAAGAGAAAAACCtacgagttgttgaagaaggtcaACTTGTACGAGCACGATGTCAGATCTGGTAGAAAATTCGACGAATTTGTATTTCCCCTCGAACAAAATAATGATTACATGGTCAACTTGTCTAGTTGGGATTCGTTCTTCTACACGAGAGATTTCGCTCCCATGAACACAgaattcaacttggctgcTGCCACTAAAGTATTGACATATCCCATGACAATTGCGGCTATTATTAACAAATATTCACCCTACGAACCACAGCCTAAGGGACCAGTAACTGTAGAAGGTCTTCGTTCCTTGGCAGCTTTGAAGTATACTTTATATCCTCCATACACTAAATCCACTGACGCTGTCACTTTCAAAGAAAGACCCATgagaattttcattctcgGCGCTAAAATGGAATCCATGTTGCCTGGTTACGTATGGAAACAGTTTGGTTATCTTTTCCCAGAAACCAAGTTCGAAATCCATTTGGTAGGCCCGGAAGCTTATTTTGATAAGGAGACCAGATCGTTCGGCCCTACAAATGAGCCTCATGGCCGTGCCCTAGTCAAAAGATTTGACGAGCAAATCACTCTTCACTACCATACGAGATACTTCCACGAGCTCTACGACATGGGTGACTTGTTCCCATTCGACCCATACTTGgatattttctttttgttccATCCCGGGTTCGGCACGGCTGACTCCATTTACTGGGACAAAGCCATGAAGGGATTGCTAGAGTCCAAATGTCCCATCTACGTCAGTGGGTACCACGACAAGGACATGAAGCGAGAAATACAGTGGTTGGAAAATCACCCCTTGCACGACGAAATGGATGTGTTGATGACTCAAACAGACAACAAGTTTGCCTGTACCAAGATCGACTTGGTGGACATCAACCCCACGGAAACATTTAACTCCAATAGTCAATTATATGCATTCAGAGGTAAGAGATACCACGCCATTAAGACCTAA
- a CDS encoding predicted protein translates to EFASKWRSLRACARCRRLKMKCSYENPSFKSCIRCHAASVDCSFEEDPTAKYAKKRRKKSETFRKSTPSQAPLSVRDKEVLGTSIPDIASAQEKEQLQALLNNYRQISESLSEKLHHSDKSNAPLIQGNYPHISFHLNLIKQMIVTYKFFTVEEARNRFRFFIEHMLPYYPTIALSKDLKSFDNLYENFPLLLIACISVTAVNDNNLSIDHTKVSNSQLYNLLNHYLYSFISYQVYVKCEDFSIDLIYVCLILSCWCLPPNKMGQFRNQLNSLTAFNMGLCIDLGEISKFKDTMSLEDASVQRNDLRALLAIYCCCGSLELSLRRFKLVSWTKNHEAATELLMKPQGPDLPTREDRYLVYYSKFVSMAKEIIDFISPIAQNYSNLPSKTKPEECSIPGVKYVLNSYEKKLHQLLGESGFMRDCSDGEQEPKEKLVLSIMYHHLLTILYDNLISNLLHVHDDHRNNTSLFQGNEVEDCLHNIIKLLNICGNLMKCFMKLNSEHTVNYPTVLYYRPMHSLTLLVRLKLVLKSSRFANVEGIADVIKDIDIEKYFADISKIIVENQKVYNSVVCSKMMIILNKIEKWMKVSSAYNFNQKPTNGTSDLSLDLVKLISMSKDQEIESLDPPKDFLEKKKETSTAPEDSPIVYNQNSRLQSPDPAGADIVKTFSPSIEKIFEQIDADIMNYLNPLESYFNDFGGSMEMFDT, encoded by the exons GAGTTTGCTTCCAAATGGAGACTGTTACGAGCCTGTGCTCGCTGTAGACGACTCAAAATGAAATGTTCATACGAGAATCCTTCATTCAAGTCATGCATAAGATGCCATGCTGCTAGTGTGGACTGTTCGTTTGAAGAGGACCCAACAGCAAAATATGctaagaagagaaggaagaaaagcGAAACATTCAGAAAATCAACACCTTCTCAGGCACCTCTTTCTGTTCGGGATaaagaagttcttggaaCTTCTATTCCT GATATTGCCAGTGCTCAGgagaaagaacaattgcAGGCATTACTAAACAATTATAGACAAATATCAGAGAGTCTTAGCGAGAAATTGCACCATAGTGACAAGAGCAACGCCCCGTTGATCCAGGGAAATTATCCACACATTTCGTTCCATTTGAATCTCATAAAACAGATGATTGTTACGTATAAGTTTTTCACGGTAGAGGAAGCTCGGAATCGTTTCCGCTTCTTTATAGAACACATGCTTCCTTACTATCCCACCATAGCGCTCTCAAAGGACTTGAAGCTGTTTGATAATCTTTATGAAAACTTCCCCTTATTGCTAATTGCCTGTATCTCAGTAACAGCTGTTAATGATAACAACCTTTCAATAGATCACACAAAAGTTTCCAACTCACAGTTGTACAATCTTCTCAACCATTATCTTTACAGCTTCATTTCTTACCAGGTGTATGTGAAGTGTGAAGATTTCAGCATTGACCTTATATATGTTTGTTTGATCTTGTCGTGTTGGTGTCTACCCCCGAACAAGATGGGCCAGTTCAGAAATCAGTTGAATTCACTAACGGCATTCAATATGGGTCTATGTATAGATTTAGGCGAAATatccaagttcaaggatACAATGTCTCTAGAAGACGCTTCTGTCCAACGTAATGATTTGCGGGCATTGCTAGCTATATACTGCTGTTGTGGTTCCTTAGAGCTCTCATTGCGTAGATTCAAGCTAGTTTCATGGACAAAGAATCACGAAGCCGCCACAGAGCTTTTAATGAAACCACAGGGTCCTGATTTACCCACGCGGGAAGATAGGTATCTTGTGTATTACTCCAAGTTTGTATCGATGGCTAAGGAGATCAtagatttcatttctcCCATCGCTCAGAACTACTCTAATCTTCCCTCGAAGAcaaaaccagaagaatGCTCTATTCCTGGA GTGAAATATGTGTTAAACTCATACGAAAAgaaacttcatcaactATTGGGAGAAAGTGGGTTTATGAGGGATTGTTCTGATGGTGAGCAGGAGCCAAAAGAAAAGCTCGTCTTAAGCATCATGTACCATCATTTGCTCACCATTTTATACGACAATCTCATCAgtaatcttcttcatgtCCACGACGATCATAGAAACAATACATCGCTATTCCAGGGAAACGAGGTCGAAGATTGTTTGCACAACATCATCAAACTTCTCAACATCTGTGGGAATTTGATGAAATGCttcatgaagttgaactctGAGCACACCGTAAACTACCCCACTGTTCTCTACTATAGGCCCATGCATTCTTTGACTCTTCTTGTGAGGCTAAAGTTAGTGTTGAAGTCGAGCAGGTTTGCTAATGTAGAAGGAATCGCAGACGTAATCAAGGATATCGATATCGAAAAGTATTTTGCCGACATAAGCAAGATCATTGTCGAAAATCAGAAGGTGTACAACTCTGTAGTGTGCTCTAAAATGATGATtatcttgaacaaaatcGAGAAGTGGATGAAGGTGTCTTCTGCCTACAACTTTAACCAGAAACCTACCAATGGGACATCAGACCTCAGCTTGGATttggtcaagttgattaGCATGAGCAAAGATCAGGAGATTGAAAGTCTAGATCCTCCTAAGGACTTCTtagagaaaaagaaagagacgAGCACAGCGCCAGAAGATAGTCCAATAGTATATAACCAAAATAGCAGACTTCAATCTCCAGATCCGGCTGGTGCCGATATTGTCAAAACTTTCAGTCCTTCTATTGAGAAAATTTTTGAGCAAATCGATGCAGACATCATGAATTATTTGAATCCTCTTGAATCGTACTTCAATGATTTTGGTGGATCGATGGAAATGTTTGACACTTAG
- a CDS encoding predicted protein, whose translation MPPKRSKNQLRRERVKLRKLEADKKEDTLESTEIQKPDKVKDSETTNNDNKEHRNDKAHDIDTAEEQKDSVEKSVENLEDFIAIAKDSFQSVPVNTSIDESLYQQFQGVFSKFQGATVAEEEVESVPESKGDVLYNSGSDEESELESSDSEEEEELSKRQLRKRNKVPLASLKASTIRPQLVEWYDVDASDPFFLVALKTSPNAVQVPSHWSAKREYLSSKKGIERLPFQLPKFITDTGIQDMRHSDDQTLRQQQRDRVQPKMGRLDIDYQRLHDAFFKYQEKPRLLGFGDVYFEGREAADEYSNDLSSIRPGKVSSELRKALGIPEGAPPWISIMKDIGKPPAYSSLAIPGLDTSYDNDGYRDSKSVNTSKLHETEHWGKLEDYEESEEEEVDGEEEDEESDADDDEMIAYEQEEEQADDEPVKVQISEYGGIKSRPHKPVDESNEHKSLYTVIKEKQPSEGAGLLQSGFSYDLSKDSQVDETPVKQDTKVETLEPKKKFKF comes from the coding sequence ATGCCACCCAAGAGAAGCAAGAACCAGCTTCGTAGAGAACGGGTGAAGCTCCGAAAGCTAGAAGCtgacaagaaagaagatacATTGGAGAGCACTGAAATACAAAAGCCAGACAAAGTAAAAGATTCAGAAACGACAAATAATGACAATAAAGAACATAGAAATGACAAAGCTCACGACATAGATACCGCTGAAGAGCAGAAAGATTCAGTCGAAAAGTCTgttgagaatcttgaagattttaTAGCGATTGCCAAAGATTCTTTTCAATCTGTTCCGGTTAATACTTCAATAGATGAGTCTCTTTATCAGCAGTTCCAGGGAGTGTTCAGTAAGTTTCAAGGAGCTactgttgctgaagaagaagtagaatcTGTTCCAGAATCCAAAGGTGATGTTCTCTATAATAGTGGGTCTGATGAAGAGTCAGAATTGGAGTCCCTggattctgaagaagaggaagagcTTTCTAAACGACAACTTCGTAAACGTAACAAAGTGCCATTGGCCTCGCTCAAGGCATCAACTATACGGCCACAACTCGTTGAATGGTATGATGTAGATGCTCTGGACCCGTTCTTCCTCGTAGCATTAAAGACGAGCCCCAATGCGGTTCAGGTACCGAGCCACTGGTCAGCAAAGAGAGAGTATCTTTCATCGAAGAAAGGAATAGAACGATTACCGTTTCAGTTGCCAAAATTTATCACCGATACAGGTATTCAAGATATGAGACATAGTGATGATCAAACGTTGAGGCAACAGCAAAGAGACAGAGTACAGCCCAAGATGGGTCGATTGGATATCGATTACCAGCGCCTTCATGATGCTTTTTTTAAATATCAGGAAAAGCCACGATTGCTTGGTTTTGGAGATGTATACTTTGAAGGTAGAGAAGCAGCTGATGAATATAGCAATGATCTCTCTAGCATAAGACCTGGCAAGGTGTCATCTGAGCTACGTAAAGCTTTAGGTATTCCTGAAGGTGCACCTCCTTGGATTTCCATTATGAAGGATATAGGTAAGCCTCCTGCCTATTCCAGTCTAGCAATACCTGGATTAGATACTTCATACGATAATGACGGCTACAGAGATAGTAAATCTGTGAACACTAGTAAATTGCACGAAACAGAACATTGGGGGAAGCTAGAGGACTAcgaagaatctgaagaagaagaagtggatggtgaagaggaagatgaagagcTGGATGCtgacgatgacgaaatGATTGCATATGAACAGGAAGAGGAACAAGCTGATGATGAACCTGTGAAGGTGCAGATTTCAGAATATGGTGGAATAAAGTCAAGACCACACAAGCCTGTTGATGAAAGCAATGAACACAAGTCGCTTTACACTGTAATCAAAGAGAAACAACCTCTGGAAGGAGCTGGTCTATTACAGAGTGGCTTTTCCTACGACCTCTCCAAAGATTCACAAGTTGATGAGACACCTGTTAAACAGGATACGAAGGTTGAAACTCTTGAAcctaagaagaagttcaagttctaG